The proteins below are encoded in one region of Desulfovibrio sp.:
- a CDS encoding diguanylate cyclase: protein MRLYHTILFLSALIISINAAFQAAWLFQFSQVRDSVIEFGGNWLPTIRTCGELTRMVGEFRRLELLYVLAQSEQEMAHVARRMGRQETRIRQVDERLATLVRSDGERQAFSSYLATKDAYFSADKAILKAASEGRLAEAMNYARNSAQAYSAMVNDIQAIEHINNEAGQVAALEASQRYDRVIRTMIAAGAASIFIAFAAAFFAAKRISRPIANLADCMDGQDATSPSCKLLPPRGGIREVSQLYGAFRVMTEKLSDSFKKLEDLAVTDQLTGVYNRRRLFEEGNRVLDVCRRGGHPCSVLMLDLDHFKAINDVHGHAVGDEVLRHVASTLGSHIRTSDVLARYGGEEFALIAPNSGLHETQQLAERLRHEVEHHAVSSGGKQIPVTVSIGVAVNGHTDSDLRGLLDQADKALYLAKKNGRNRVETLGAPN from the coding sequence ATGCGCCTGTACCATACAATTCTCTTTTTGTCCGCCCTCATCATTTCCATCAACGCAGCTTTTCAAGCCGCGTGGCTTTTTCAGTTTTCCCAAGTTCGCGATTCCGTCATCGAGTTCGGCGGCAACTGGCTTCCCACCATCCGAACATGCGGAGAACTCACTCGAATGGTCGGGGAGTTCAGGCGGTTGGAGCTTCTTTATGTTCTGGCCCAATCTGAGCAGGAGATGGCTCATGTGGCCCGGCGCATGGGCAGGCAGGAGACGAGGATCAGACAGGTTGATGAAAGGCTTGCAACGCTTGTGAGGTCAGATGGTGAGCGCCAGGCGTTTTCAAGCTATCTCGCAACCAAAGATGCTTATTTTTCCGCTGACAAAGCCATCCTGAAAGCCGCTTCCGAAGGCCGCCTGGCCGAAGCCATGAACTATGCGCGCAATTCCGCGCAAGCGTATTCGGCCATGGTCAACGACATCCAGGCCATCGAACATATTAACAACGAGGCGGGTCAAGTTGCCGCGTTAGAAGCCAGCCAACGCTATGACCGTGTCATCCGGACCATGATCGCAGCCGGAGCCGCCAGCATCTTTATCGCTTTTGCCGCCGCCTTTTTTGCCGCCAAACGCATCAGCCGCCCAATCGCAAACCTGGCGGATTGTATGGATGGCCAGGACGCCACCAGTCCTTCATGCAAACTCCTTCCACCTCGTGGCGGAATCCGCGAGGTGAGTCAGCTCTATGGGGCTTTTCGGGTAATGACCGAAAAGCTGTCCGATTCATTCAAGAAACTTGAGGACTTGGCGGTAACAGACCAACTAACGGGTGTGTACAATCGGCGTAGGCTATTTGAAGAAGGGAACAGGGTTCTTGATGTCTGCCGTAGAGGTGGCCATCCCTGTTCCGTGCTGATGCTCGACCTGGACCATTTCAAGGCCATCAACGACGTTCATGGGCATGCAGTTGGAGACGAAGTGCTCAGGCATGTGGCATCCACTCTTGGCTCACATATAAGGACATCCGACGTGCTGGCTCGCTATGGCGGCGAAGAGTTCGCACTTATTGCACCGAACTCAGGGCTCCATGAGACCCAACAGCTTGCCGAACGGTTGCGCCACGAGGTCGAGCACCATGCCGTATCATCGGGTGGCAAACAGATACCCGTGACAGTTAGCATCGGTGTGGCTGTCAACGGGCACACTGATTCGGATCTGCGTGGACTTCTCGATCAGGCCGACAAAGCCCTCTATCTGGCCAAGAAAAACGGCCGCAACCGCGTGGAGACACTTGGTGCCCCGAACTGA